A genomic segment from Mus caroli chromosome 17, CAROLI_EIJ_v1.1, whole genome shotgun sequence encodes:
- the Chaf1a gene encoding chromatin assembly factor 1 subunit A: protein MLEEPEAATRTAAAVDCKDRPGFPVKRLIQARLPFKRLNLVPKEKVEEDTSPKAAVESKVPDLQLSLGTFESQCHTGSHVGLSTKLVGGQGPIDSFLRATIKPVPSVVIIDLTENCSGIPDSPEGNSELSPDTAGVVTTAEGAAKQQEHSAAELCLLETPSDITCHTEEEPGSPGDPKRTGDCQAGSLQSCPELTPGSRTCPTKELSSWSKAGDLLFIEKVPVVVLEDILATKPSIASLPMMSLDRSVTSESEILESCPEDDSILSHSSTNSSSPTSSPEGLSIPPEHRGGRSSPSTPICRVAKNLVKGSTEKGRSKLHRDREQQREEKEKLREEIRRAKEEARKKKEEEKELKEKERREKREKDEKEKAEKQRLKEEKRKERQEALEAKLEEKRKKEEEKRLREEEKRIKAEKAEITRFFQKPKTPQAPKTLAGSCGKFAPFEIKEHMVLAPRCRAALDQDLCDQLDQLLQQQSVASSFLSDLKSRLPLRSGPTQVCGHDTDIMNRDVVIVESSKVDGVSERKKFGRMKLLQFSENHRPAYWGTWNKKTAIIRPRNPWAQDKNLLDYEVDSDDEWEEEEPGESLSHSEGDEDDDVGEDEDEDDGFFVPHGYLSEDEGVTEECADPENHKVHQKLKAKEWDELLAKGKRFRVLQPVHVGCVWASEAANCTSSDLKLLQQFTACLLDVTSPDEPEPRASRREKRDQHILAQLLPLLHGNVNGSKVIIHEFQEQCRRGLLSLPSPTPHLQMPNLEDAVAVPSKARLKRLISENSAYEKRPNFRMCWYVHPQVLRSFGQECLPVPCQWTYITAMPSAPREDSGSASTEGPGQSTPMLLKRKPAATMCITQFMKKRRYDGQVGSGDMDGFQADTEEDEEDDTDCMIIDVPDVGSDVSEAPIPAPTLCK from the exons CCGTGGATTGCAAAGACAGACCCGGGTTCCCAGTGAAGAGGTTAATACAAG CCCGCTTGCCCTTCAAACGCCTGAACCTTGTTCCCAAGGAGAAAGTTGAGGAAGACACATCACCAAAAGCAGCTGTGGAAAGCAAAGTCCCGGATCTACAATTGTCTTTGGGCACTTTTGAAAGCCAGTGTCACACAGGCTCTCATGTAGGCTTGAGTACGAAGTTGGTCGGTGGCCAGGGCCCCATTGATAGCTTCTTGAGGGCAACAATCAAGCCAGTACCGAGTGTGGTCATTATCGACCTGACGGAGAACTGCAGTGGCATTCCAGACAGCCCTGAGGGCAACAGTGAACTAAGTCCTGACACTGCTGGTGTGGTCACCACAGCGGAAGGAGCTGCCAAGCAGCAGGAGCACTCTGCAGCAGAGCTGTGTCTCCTAGAGACCCCTTCAGACATCACTTGTCACACGGAAGAGGAGCCTGGGAGTCCAGGAGACCCAAAGAGGACGGGTGACTGTCAGGCTGGTTCACTACAGAGCTGTCCGGAGCTGACCCCAGGTTCTAGGACATGCCCCACCAAGGAGTTATCAAGCTGGAGCAAGGCAGGGGATCTCCTATTTATAGAGAAAGTGCCTGTGGTGGTGCTGGAGGACATCCTGGCCACTAAGCCCTCCATTGCCTCTCTTCCCATGATGTCCCTGGATAGGAGTGTCACTTCAGAGAGTGAAATACTGGAGTCCTGCCCCGAGGATGACTCCATACTGAGCCACTCCTCCACCAACTCCTCTTCTCCAACCAGCTCTCCTGAGGGACTATCCATACCCCCAGAACATCGAGGTGGGAGAagctccccctccacccccatctgCAGA gtTGCCAAGAACCTTGTCAAAGGCTCCACAGAGAAGGGCAGGAGCAAACTGCACAGA GATAGAGAAcagcagagggaagagaaggaaaagctgAGGGAAGAGATACGACGAGCCAAGGAGGAGGCacggaagaagaaggaggaggagaaggagctgaaggaaaagGAGCGGAGGGAAAAGCGGGAGAAAGATGAGAAGGAGAAGGCGGAGAAGCAGCGGCTCAAGGAGGAAAAACGCAAGGAGCGGCAGGAAGCTCTGGA GGCTAAactggaggagaagaggaagaaggaggaggagaagcggTTACGGGAAGAAGAGAAG CGCATTAAGGCAGAAAAGGCAGAGATCACTCGATTCTTCCAGAAACCGAAGACTCCGCAGGCTCCCAAG ACCCTGGCTGGCTCCTGTGGTAAGTTTGCCCCCTTtgaaatcaaagaacacatggtGCTGGCTCCACGGTGCCGAGCTGCCTTGGATCAAGACCTGTGCGATCAGCTGGACCAGCTCCTGCAGCAGCAGAGTGTGGCAAGTTCCTTCCTCAGTGACCTAAAAAGCCGGCTGCCCTTGAGATCGGGGCCCACCCAGGTCTGTGGCCATGACACAGACATCATGAACAG GGATGTGGTCATTGTGGAGAGCAGCAAGGTGGACGGTGTGTCTGAAAGGAAGAAGTTTGGCCGCATGAAGCTCCTGCAGTTCTCAGAGAACCACCGGCCAGCATACTGGGGGACGTGGAACAAGAAGACAGCCATCATCCGTCCCCGGAACCCCTGGGCCCAGGACAAA AACCTTCTTGACTATGAGGTAGACAGTGACGAtgagtgggaagaggaggaacCTGGAGAGTCTTTGTCCCACAGTGAGGGG gATGAGGATGACGATGTGGGGGAAGATGAGGATGAGGACGATGGCTTCTTTGTGCCCCATGGGTACCTATCTGAAGATGAAGGCGTGACTGAG GAGTGTGCAGACCCTGAGAACCACAAAGTACACCAGAAGCTGAAGGCCAAGGAGTGGGATGAGCTCCTAGCCAAGGGCAAGCGCTTTCGTGTGCTGCAGCCTGTGCACGTGGGATGTGTATGGGCATCAGAGGCAGCCAACTGCACGAGTTCCGACTTGAAGCTGCTGCAGCAGTTCACTGCATGCCTGCTGGATGTGACATCCCCTGATGAgccagaacccagggcctccaggagggaaaagagggaccAACATA TCCTGGCCCAGTTGCTTCCGCTGTTACATGGCAATGTGAACGGGAGCAAGGTGATCATCCATGAATTCCAGGAGCAATGCCGCAGGGGCCTGCTGAGCCTTCCAAGTCCTACCCCACACCTGCAGATGCCCAACTTGGAGGATGCTGTTGCTGTGCCATCCAAGGCCAGGCTGAAGCGCCTTATCTCTGAGAACTCTGCCTATGAGAAGCGGCCCAACTTCCGTATGTGCTGGTATGTGCACCCACAGGTGCTCAGGAGCTTTGGCCAGGAGTGCCTACCAGTGCCCTGCCAGTGGACCTACATCACCGCCATGCCCTCAGCACCCAGGGAAGACAGTGGCAGTGCTTCCACTGAGGGGCCTGGCCAGAGCACACCTATGCTACTCAAGCGGAAGCCAGCGGCCACCATGTGCATCACACAGTTTATGAAGAAGCGGCGCTATGATGGACAG GTTGGGTCTGGGGACATGGATGGCTTCCAGGCAGACacagaagaggatgaagaggatgacACAGACTGTATGATCATAGATGTGCCAGATGTTGGGAGTGACGTGTCAGAGGCTCCCATACCTGCTCCCACACTTTGCAAGTGA
- the Ubxn6 gene encoding UBX domain-containing protein 6 → MAPRPRGAARRLSRELGGTSVAAIFSFRWLAACSSSTRALRPPPCGPRRRAAAAMKKFFQEIKADIKFKSAGPGQKLTDSAGEKTTKGKSPQLALRQPRQGPTDEAQMAAAAALARLEQKQPRARGPTSQDSIRNQVRKELQAEATSSNNPGTPGTNSVPEPKEEISPHLAVPGVFFICPLTGVTLRRDQRDAHIKQAILSHFSTDPVAASIMKIHTFNRDRDRVKLGVDTIAKYLDNIHLHPEEEKYQKIKLQNKVFQERINCLEGSHEFFEAIGFKKVTLPVPDQEGQEEFYVLGEDARAQPQNLARHKQQLLDAEPVRATLDRQLRVFRPSALASHFELPSDFFSLTAEEVKREQRLRTEAVERLSSLRTKAMREKEEQRELRKYTYALLRVRLPDGCLLQGTFYAREKLSVLFQFVRGALQNDWLPFELRASGGQKLEENETLALNECGLVPSALLTFSWDASVLEDIRAAGAEPAKSVLRPELLAAIEQLS, encoded by the exons ATGGCGCCCCGCCCGCGAGGTGCTGCAAGGCGATTGTCACGTGAGCTAGGCGGGACTTCCGTCGCCGCGATATTTTCTTTCCGGTGGTTGGCCGCCTGCTCCTCATCCACCCGGGCCCTGCGCCCTCCGCCCTGCGGCCCACGCCGCCGGGCCGCTGCCGCCATGAAGAAGTTCTTCCAGGAGATCAAGGCTGACATCAAGTTCAAGAGCGCGGGGCCCGGCCAGAAGCTTACGGATTCCGCAGG GGAGAAGACCACCAAAGGAAAGTCACCACAGCTGGCCCTCCGGCAGCCCCGTCAGGGCCCCACTGATGAGGCACAGATGGCTGCCGCTGCTGCCCTGGCCCGGCTGGAACAGAAACAGCCCCGAGCCCGGGGCCCTACATCTCAGGACTCCATCCGGAACCAGG TGAGGAAGGAACTTCAGGCCGAAGCCACCTCCAGCAACAATCCAGGAACTCCTGGGACCAACTCG GTACCTGAGCCCAAGGAGGAAATCTCTCCGCATTTGGCAGTGCCTGGTGTGTTCTTCATCTGTCCGCTCACAGGTGTCACCCTGAGGAGGGACCAGCGGGATGCCCACATCAAGCAGGCCATCCTGTCG CACTTTTCCACAGACCCCGTGGCTGCCTCCATCATGAAGATACATACATTCAATAGAGACCGGGACCGAGTGAAGCTGGGTGTGGATACTATCGCCAA ATACCTGGACAACATCCATTTACACCCGGAGGAAGAAAAATACCAGAAAATCAAACTGCAGAACAAGGTGTTCCAG GAGCGCATCAACTGTCTCGAGGGAAGCCACGAGTTCTTTGAAGCCATTGGCTTCAAGAAGGTCACCCTACCTGTGCCGGATCAGG AGGGTCAGGAGGAGTTCTACGTTCTGGGTGAGGATGCACGGGCACAGCCGCAGAACCTGGCACGGCACAAGCAGCAGCTGTTGGATGCCGAGCCTGTGCGGGCCACTCTGGATCGGCAGCTCCGAGTTTTCCGCCCCTCGGCTCTGGCCTCACATTTTGAACTCCCCTCAGATTTCTTCAGCCTTACAGCTGAGGAGGTGAAGCGGGAGCAAAGGCTCAG AACAGAGGCGGTGGAGCGACTGAGCTCACTCAGGACCAAAGCCATGCGGGAGAAAGAGGAGCAGCGAGAGCTTCGCAAATATACCTATGCCCTTCTGCGCGTGCGTCTGCCGGATGGCTGTCTACTGCAAG GGACCTTCTATGCCCGGGAGAAGCTATCTGTGCTCTTCCAATTTGTGCGCGGGGCGCTACAGAACGACTGGCTGCCCTTTGAGCTAAGGGCCTCCGGTGGACAGAAGCTGGAGGAGAACGAGACCCTGGCCCTGAATGAGTGTGGGCTG GTACCCTCTGCCCTGTTGACCTTCTCCTGGGATGCTTCAGTGTTGGAAGATATAAGGGCAGCAGGAGCTGAGCCAGCAAAATCTGTCTTGAGGCCTGAGCTGCTTGCAGCCATCGAGCAACTCTCCTGA